From Archaeoglobus neptunius, one genomic window encodes:
- a CDS encoding PH domain-containing protein, with protein sequence MRARFKGKHSGTHSNIDRDRVTQNIPPERVIWRKRVTSRYLWTTVIVFGALMIPPLSLRSHTFIVPALAGISIALITAVLVYYGSTEYGITNYRVYARYGIFSRKIYEGYLDKIAGVEVRQSFLDRLVGVGDVIITLHGSDSRIEFRSVDSPNEVKDIINDAVYKNRTLWAKEV encoded by the coding sequence ATGAGGGCCAGGTTTAAAGGCAAACATAGTGGAACCCACTCAAACATCGATCGCGACAGGGTGACCCAAAACATCCCACCAGAAAGAGTGATATGGAGGAAGAGAGTGACCTCCCGCTATTTATGGACAACCGTAATAGTCTTCGGCGCATTAATGATTCCTCCTCTCTCTCTACGAAGTCATACCTTCATCGTCCCAGCTCTCGCTGGAATATCTATCGCCCTAATAACTGCCGTACTGGTGTACTACGGCTCCACAGAGTACGGGATCACAAACTACCGCGTCTACGCCCGATACGGGATCTTCAGTCGCAAAATCTACGAAGGATACCTCGACAAGATAGCGGGCGTGGAAGTTAGGCAGTCCTTCTTAGACCGGCTCGTGGGAGTGGGGGACGTCATAATAACTCTACACGGTTCTGACAGTCGTATAGAATTCAGAAGCGTAGATTCTCCAAACGAAGTGAAAGACATAATAAATGATGCGGTGTATAAAAACAGGACACTCTGGGCAAAGGAGGTGTGA
- a CDS encoding vWA domain-containing protein, translating to MLEEEFEIEEFANNPSPRLPIALVLDTSASMSGEPIEELNEALKLFVDEIYNDEIARHSAEICVITFGGLVRVVQDFTTVDRIELEELIADGNTPMGSAVLVALERLEERKNLYKELGIDYYQPWLVLMTDGMPTDSITGAAARVQELLDQKRLVVFPIAIGPNASISVLEKFTTPNRRPLRMKEHGFKEFFMWLSKSVASASRSVPGEGFKLADGLEGWAKID from the coding sequence GTGCTCGAAGAAGAGTTCGAAATTGAAGAATTTGCGAACAACCCTTCTCCCAGACTACCAATAGCACTCGTCCTCGATACGAGCGCTTCGATGAGTGGCGAGCCGATTGAAGAGCTAAACGAAGCCCTGAAGCTCTTCGTCGACGAGATATACAACGACGAGATTGCCCGCCACTCCGCGGAGATATGCGTAATCACGTTCGGGGGGTTGGTGAGAGTAGTCCAAGACTTCACCACTGTAGACAGAATAGAGCTCGAAGAACTCATCGCCGACGGAAACACGCCTATGGGGTCTGCCGTACTTGTCGCACTCGAAAGGCTGGAAGAGAGAAAGAACCTTTACAAAGAACTCGGAATAGACTACTACCAACCGTGGCTCGTCCTGATGACCGACGGCATGCCTACCGACTCCATTACGGGGGCGGCGGCGAGAGTCCAGGAACTCCTCGACCAAAAAAGACTCGTCGTATTCCCAATCGCCATAGGCCCCAACGCATCCATTTCAGTATTGGAAAAGTTCACCACGCCTAACAGAAGGCCTCTCAGAATGAAAGAACACGGATTCAAGGAGTTTTTCATGTGGCTCAGTAAGAGCGTGGCAAGTGCGTCGAGATCCGTTCCAGGTGAGGGGTTCAAACTCGCAGACGGCCTCG